In Gordonia sp. SL306, the genomic window CGTGATCGCGTCGGAGCGCGCGAATCCTGTTCAGCGGCAGCATCTCGACCGTCATCTCGGCGATCCGGGACTGACGGAGAAGGACCTCCTCACGGTGCGCGAGATCCTCGCGGACACCGGAGCGGTGGACGTCGTCGAAGACCGGATCGAGGAACTCACGCTCGAGTCACTTCGCATCGTGGACGAATCGACCTCGGACGAGATCACGCGGCTCGCGCTCAGGGATCTGATCGAGCGCTGCGCGTGGCGGCGTGCATGAGATCTGCGCCCGGACGGTCAGGGATGACGTGACGGAATACGACGAGCGGCCGGTTGTCGAGATGCGGATCTGGGGTGTGGAGCGCGTACTGCCCGCGCTGGCCCGGGTGGCGCGCACCCGGTCGGCGATGCGAGGTCTCCCCGGACTCGGATTCGGGAAGATCATGGGTACGGGATCGGCGCGCACCTTCACGCCGCGCGACGCCGATCTGCACCACTGGGCGCTGTTGACGGTGTGCACGGACGCTTCCGCCGCCGAGTCGGCATCGACCGGGGTCATCCGATCCTGGGACTCGGCGTGTTCCGAGCGGCTGCACGTGACGATGCGCCCGCTCGCCTCCCGTGGCCGTTGGGCACGCCAGGAGCCTTTCGGCCCGCAGACGGAGCTCGCCCACCACCCTTGGACGGGACCGGTTGCCGCGATCACCCGGGCGCGTCTGCGCCCGACGCGGGCGATGTCGTTCTGGCGAGCTGTCCCACCCGTCGTCGACGAGCTCGATCGCTCGCCTGGCCTCCGGATGGCACTGGGAATCGGCGAGGCGCCCATCGGATTACAGGGCACCTTCTCGGTGTGGGATTCGAGCGACGACCTCACCGGATTCGCCTACCGCTCACCCCGACATCGTGCCGTCGTGCGGCGTACCGACCCCGCCCGCTGGTACGCGGAGGAATTGTTCACGCGACTCGCGGTGACCGACATCAGTGGAACCTATCGGGGCCAGAGGCCATGATTCCTTTGACCTTTCGACGACGACCCTCGTACGCCGCGGTCTCCGGACCCCACGACACCGTCGTCGGGAAGCGTCTGCCGACGGTCGCATGGATGCTGCTCGCGGCCGGCGTGGCCGCCCAGATCGCCTTCCCGTACACCGACGGTGGCACCCTTGTCCTCACGGTGGCCAGTGTCGCGTGTCTCGCCGCCGCGGTCCTCGCGGATGCGGCGAGCACCCGTGGACGGAAGGCCGCGGTGATCCTACTGCTCGTCGCCGGCGGAGGCGGGCTTCTTGCCGAATCGATCGGTGTCCGCACCGGATTCCCTTTCGGCAGTTATGAGTACACCGGAAATCTGGGAGCGGAGCTTCTCGACGTCCCGATCGTGATCCCGTTCGCCTGGGTCATGATGGCGTGGCCCGCACTTGCCGTGGCCCGCCGCCTGGTGGGACCGCGCCGCCGCTGGGCGACAGCGCTCGTCGGAGCCTGCGCGCTCACGGCGTGGGACATCTTTCTCGATCCGCAGATGGTCGATCAGGGCCACTGGGCGTGGCGGTTCCCGCATCCCGCT contains:
- a CDS encoding monooxygenase translates to MRIWGVERVLPALARVARTRSAMRGLPGLGFGKIMGTGSARTFTPRDADLHHWALLTVCTDASAAESASTGVIRSWDSACSERLHVTMRPLASRGRWARQEPFGPQTELAHHPWTGPVAAITRARLRPTRAMSFWRAVPPVVDELDRSPGLRMALGIGEAPIGLQGTFSVWDSSDDLTGFAYRSPRHRAVVRRTDPARWYAEELFTRLAVTDISGTYRGQRP